A genomic segment from Thermotoga neapolitana DSM 4359 encodes:
- a CDS encoding sugar ABC transporter ATP-binding protein, translated as MKPILEVRGIHKRFPGVHALKGVSIEFYPGEVHAIVGENGAGKSTLMKIIAGVYEPDEGEIIYDGRSVRWSHPSEAIKAGIVTVFQELSVMDNLSVAENMFMGDEEKRGIFVDYKKMYRETERFMREEFGIEIDPEEKLGRYSIAIQQMVEIARAVYKKAKVLILDEPTSSLTQKETEKLFEVVKKLKEKGVAILFISHRLEEIFEICDRVSVLRDGEYIGTDRIENLTKEKIVEMMVGRKLEKFYIKEEHEPGEVVLEVKNLSGDGFENVSFSLRKGEILGFAGLVGAGRTELMETIFGFRPKKSGEIYIEGKKVEINHPLDAIEHGMGLVPEDRKRLGLILIMSIMHNVSLPSLDRIKKGPFISFRKEKELAKWAIETFDIRPPYPDRKVLYLSGGNQQKVVLAKWLALKPKVLILDEPTRGIDVGAKAEIYRIMSHLAKEGVGVIMISSELPEVLQMSDRIAVMSFGKLAGIIDAKEASQEKVMKLAAGLSG; from the coding sequence ATGAAGCCCATACTCGAGGTAAGGGGGATACACAAAAGATTCCCCGGGGTACATGCACTCAAGGGAGTGAGTATAGAATTTTATCCGGGGGAGGTACATGCGATAGTAGGAGAGAACGGAGCGGGAAAGAGTACGTTGATGAAGATCATAGCAGGGGTGTATGAACCCGATGAAGGGGAGATCATATACGACGGCAGAAGTGTGAGGTGGAGTCATCCGAGTGAAGCGATAAAAGCGGGGATAGTGACGGTGTTTCAGGAGTTGTCGGTAATGGACAATCTGTCCGTGGCGGAGAACATGTTCATGGGAGATGAAGAGAAGAGAGGGATATTTGTAGACTACAAGAAAATGTACAGGGAGACGGAAAGATTCATGAGAGAAGAATTTGGCATAGAGATAGATCCTGAGGAGAAACTGGGGAGATACTCCATAGCGATCCAGCAGATGGTGGAGATAGCGAGGGCAGTTTACAAGAAGGCGAAAGTACTCATACTGGACGAGCCCACATCATCCCTCACACAGAAAGAGACAGAGAAACTCTTCGAGGTGGTGAAGAAACTCAAGGAGAAGGGAGTTGCGATACTCTTCATATCTCACAGACTGGAGGAGATCTTCGAGATATGTGACAGGGTGAGCGTTCTGAGGGATGGAGAGTACATAGGAACAGACAGGATAGAGAACCTGACGAAAGAAAAGATCGTGGAGATGATGGTGGGAAGAAAACTGGAGAAATTCTACATAAAAGAAGAACACGAGCCCGGGGAAGTGGTACTGGAAGTGAAGAACCTTTCTGGAGATGGCTTTGAGAACGTGTCGTTCAGTTTGAGAAAAGGAGAAATCCTTGGATTTGCAGGACTTGTTGGTGCAGGAAGGACAGAGTTGATGGAAACGATATTTGGCTTCAGGCCGAAGAAAAGTGGGGAGATATACATAGAAGGAAAGAAAGTTGAGATAAACCATCCACTGGATGCGATAGAACATGGTATGGGACTTGTACCGGAGGACAGAAAAAGACTTGGGCTCATACTCATCATGAGCATCATGCACAACGTATCGCTTCCAAGCCTTGACAGAATAAAGAAAGGACCGTTCATATCGTTCAGAAAAGAAAAAGAACTGGCAAAGTGGGCGATAGAAACGTTCGACATAAGGCCACCCTATCCAGACAGGAAAGTTCTGTACCTTTCTGGAGGAAACCAGCAGAAAGTTGTTCTGGCAAAATGGCTTGCTTTGAAACCAAAGGTTCTCATACTGGATGAACCAACACGGGGAATAGACGTTGGAGCAAAGGCAGAAATATACAGGATCATGTCGCATCTTGCAAAAGAGGGAGTTGGAGTCATCATGATCTCCTCAGAACTTCCAGAGGTTCTTCAAATGAGTGACAGAATAGCCGTTATGAGCTTTGGAAAACTCGCTGGTATCATCGATGCCAAAGAGGCTTCCCAGGAAAAGGTTATGAAACTCGCAGCTGGTTTGAGTGGGTGA
- a CDS encoding carbohydrate ABC transporter permease produces MSRSLTQKILLYVAVAFILVWCVFPLYWAFVSSIKPDQDLFEKNPSLFPKRVTFENYVKVFKERPFHINIKNSIIVAGITTVLALVVGSLAGYAIARLKFRGKVIVMSLILAVSMFPQVSILGSLFLILRSMKLINTYTGLIIPYTAMNLPLTVWVLQSFFRELPKEVEESAFIDGASKLRTLWSIVLPMSAPGLVATGLLTFIAAWNEFLFALTFMQKPSLYTVPVAVALFKGASQYEIPWGQLMAAAVIVTLPLVILVLIFQNRIIAGLSAGAVKG; encoded by the coding sequence ATGAGCCGTTCCTTAACACAGAAGATACTTCTTTACGTTGCCGTTGCCTTCATTCTCGTGTGGTGTGTTTTTCCTCTCTACTGGGCTTTTGTTTCTTCGATAAAACCGGATCAGGATCTTTTCGAAAAGAACCCCTCTCTTTTCCCAAAGAGAGTCACCTTTGAAAATTATGTGAAGGTCTTCAAGGAAAGACCGTTCCACATAAACATCAAAAACAGTATCATAGTGGCAGGTATAACCACGGTTTTGGCATTGGTTGTAGGGTCGCTTGCCGGATACGCAATCGCAAGACTCAAGTTCAGAGGAAAGGTCATCGTGATGTCGTTGATTCTTGCGGTGAGCATGTTCCCGCAGGTTTCGATCCTCGGTTCTCTCTTTCTGATCTTGAGGAGCATGAAACTGATAAACACCTACACAGGTCTCATCATACCCTACACCGCCATGAACCTTCCTCTGACGGTCTGGGTACTTCAGAGTTTCTTCAGAGAACTTCCTAAAGAAGTTGAGGAATCTGCCTTCATCGATGGTGCTTCAAAACTGAGAACACTTTGGTCCATCGTTCTTCCCATGTCGGCACCGGGACTTGTGGCAACGGGTCTTTTGACCTTCATTGCAGCTTGGAACGAGTTCCTCTTTGCACTCACCTTCATGCAAAAGCCGAGTCTGTACACCGTCCCTGTTGCAGTTGCCCTCTTCAAAGGAGCATCTCAGTACGAAATACCCTGGGGGCAACTCATGGCAGCTGCTGTCATAGTCACACTTCCCCTTGTCATCCTCGTTCTGATATTCCAGAACAGGATCATAGCGGGATTGAGTGCCGGAGCGGTGAAGGGCTAA
- a CDS encoding ABC transporter permease, with amino-acid sequence MVELWKRLFKAKEAGIFLILVAIVIFLGITTEEFLTVENIFTVILNVSFIAIMSFGMTMVIITAGIDLSVGSVLGVASVVMGLLMNERGLSPFWSVVLGLLVGVGFGLANGFLITKAKLAPFISTLGMLSVGRGLAYVLSGGWPISPFPESFTIHGQGMVGPVPVPVIYMAVIGVISHIFLKYTVTGRRIYAIGGNEEASRLVGIKTDRILIMVYTINGFLAAFAGFLLTAWLGVAQPNAGQGYELDVIAATVIGGTSLSGGEGTILGAFLGAVIMGVLRNGMILLGVSSFWQQVVIGIVIIIAIAIDQIRRAKER; translated from the coding sequence GTGGTCGAGTTGTGGAAGAGGTTGTTCAAGGCTAAAGAAGCGGGAATATTTTTGATACTGGTAGCGATCGTGATATTTTTGGGGATAACGACGGAAGAGTTTTTGACGGTAGAGAACATATTCACGGTAATACTGAACGTATCGTTCATAGCGATCATGTCGTTTGGGATGACGATGGTGATCATCACAGCCGGGATAGATCTTTCGGTTGGGTCGGTACTGGGTGTAGCAAGCGTGGTGATGGGGCTTTTGATGAATGAAAGAGGGTTATCACCCTTCTGGAGTGTAGTTTTGGGGCTTTTAGTTGGTGTTGGATTTGGGCTTGCAAACGGTTTTTTGATCACAAAGGCAAAACTTGCACCGTTCATCAGCACACTTGGTATGCTCAGTGTAGGAAGGGGTCTTGCATACGTGTTGAGTGGTGGCTGGCCCATATCACCGTTTCCTGAGAGTTTCACGATACACGGTCAGGGAATGGTAGGGCCCGTACCGGTTCCGGTGATCTACATGGCAGTGATAGGTGTGATCAGCCACATATTTTTGAAGTACACCGTGACGGGGCGGAGGATCTATGCGATAGGTGGGAATGAAGAGGCGTCCAGGCTGGTTGGGATCAAGACGGACAGGATACTAATCATGGTGTACACGATAAACGGCTTTTTGGCGGCATTTGCAGGTTTTCTATTGACGGCATGGCTTGGTGTGGCACAGCCCAATGCGGGTCAGGGATACGAACTTGACGTGATAGCGGCGACGGTGATAGGAGGAACGAGTTTGTCAGGTGGAGAAGGGACGATACTTGGGGCGTTTTTGGGAGCGGTGATAATGGGTGTTTTGAGGAACGGGATGATACTGCTTGGTGTATCGTCGTTCTGGCAGCAAGTAGTGATAGGGATAGTGATCATCATAGCGATAGCGATAGACCAGATCAGGAGGGCGAAAGAGAGATGA
- a CDS encoding ROK family transcriptional regulator, with amino-acid sequence MQNMEIYSLKQTRTINKLRVLNTIRFEPGITRNMISEKTGLDPSTVTKLVNEMKRKKMIYEKGILPSKLGRHSKRLYVNKEFSKAIVVDLGVTHSLVGLSFFDGSVEVIDEFDTPDTPEECFRVLTERVSRFPGVFPLIVIGVPGSVDKTHKKLAFAPNLNRWRDVDVEKYFKVFEVYLENDANLAALAETMKNKHFGDRKNIVYILVREGIGGGIIIEGRLYKGSFNAAGEIGHMKMYDRGPCFCGRVGCWEANTSISHCVHQYEKEKALPGKTMYEKFEALCSLYEKDDLAKKILDEFTTILIDGIVNLVNILSPEIVIVGGEGVFLPDSVFEKIVSETKRQVHPMNKEVSVEKGSLSNKEVVLVGTSILSSMMISERLV; translated from the coding sequence TTGCAGAACATGGAAATATACTCTCTGAAGCAGACGAGGACCATCAACAAATTGAGGGTTCTCAACACGATCAGGTTTGAGCCCGGGATCACTCGAAACATGATCTCAGAAAAAACAGGGCTCGATCCCAGCACCGTCACAAAACTCGTGAACGAGATGAAGAGAAAGAAGATGATCTACGAGAAGGGAATTCTCCCCTCTAAACTTGGAAGACACTCCAAAAGACTTTATGTGAACAAAGAGTTTTCTAAAGCGATAGTGGTCGATCTTGGTGTGACACACTCTCTGGTTGGGCTTTCCTTCTTCGATGGTTCTGTAGAGGTCATCGATGAATTCGATACACCGGACACACCAGAGGAATGCTTCAGAGTCCTGACGGAGAGGGTTTCCAGGTTTCCCGGTGTGTTTCCTCTCATCGTGATAGGCGTTCCTGGTTCTGTCGATAAGACCCACAAAAAGCTGGCGTTCGCTCCGAACCTGAACAGATGGCGAGACGTCGATGTAGAGAAGTACTTCAAGGTGTTCGAAGTCTATCTGGAAAACGATGCAAACCTTGCAGCCCTCGCAGAAACGATGAAAAACAAACACTTCGGAGATCGAAAGAACATAGTGTACATCCTTGTGAGGGAAGGAATAGGTGGAGGAATCATCATTGAAGGAAGGTTGTACAAAGGATCGTTCAACGCAGCCGGAGAGATCGGTCACATGAAGATGTACGACAGAGGGCCCTGTTTCTGTGGAAGAGTGGGGTGCTGGGAGGCAAACACCTCCATATCCCACTGTGTGCATCAGTACGAAAAGGAAAAAGCCCTTCCTGGAAAGACCATGTACGAGAAATTCGAGGCTTTGTGCAGCCTGTACGAAAAGGATGACCTCGCAAAGAAGATCCTGGACGAGTTCACAACCATCCTGATAGATGGAATTGTGAATCTTGTTAACATTTTAAGTCCAGAAATCGTGATCGTTGGAGGAGAAGGAGTGTTTCTCCCTGATAGTGTTTTCGAGAAAATTGTCTCGGAGACAAAAAGACAGGTTCATCCTATGAACAAAGAGGTGTCCGTTGAGAAAGGAAGTCTTTCGAACAAAGAAGTGGTCCTGGTTGGAACTTCGATTCTTTCATCCATGATGATAAGTGAAAGACTGGTGTGA
- the pulA gene encoding type I pullulanase yields the protein MKTRFWILLVLLFAVLIFSETTIIVHYHRYDGKYDGWNLWIWPVEPVSQEGKAYQFTDEDDFGKVAVVKLPLDLTTVGIIVRLNEWQAKDVAKDRFIEIKDGKAEVWILQGVEEIFYEKPDTSPRIFFAQARSNKVIEAYLTNPVDTKKKGLFKVTVDGKEIPISRVEKADPTDVDVTNYVRVVLSEPLKEEDLRKDVELIVEGYKPARVIMMEILDDYYYDGELGAIYSPERTIFRVWSPVAKWAKVLLFRSGDDTEPFKEVDMDYKGNGVWEAVVEGNLDGVFYLYQLESYGKVRTTVDPYSKAVYANSKKSAVVDLSKTNPEGWESDKRPQIGGYEDAIIYEIHIADITGFENSGVKNRGLYLGLTEEGTKGPGGVTTGLSHLVELGVTHVHILPFFDFYTGDELDKDFEKYYNWGYDPYLFMVPEGRYSTDPRNPYARIREVKEMVKALHRHDIGVIMDMVFPHTYGIGELSAFDQTVPYYFYRIDKTGAYLNESGCGNVIASERPMMRKFIVDTVTYWVKEYHIDGFRFDQMGLIDKKTMLEVEKALHKIDPTIILYGEPWGGWGAPIRFGKNDVAGTHVAAFNDEFRDAIRGSVFNPSVKGFAMGGYGKETKIKRGVVGSINYDGKLIKSFASDPEETINYVACHDNHTLWDKNYLAAKADKRKKWTEEELKNAQKLSGAIILTSQGVAFLHGGQDFCRTKNFNDNSYNAPISINGFDYERKRQFIDVFNYYKGLIKLRKEHPAFRLKTAEEIKKHLEFLPGGRRIVAFILKDHAGGDPWKDIVVIYNGNPEKSTYKLPEGKWNLVVNGQKAGTEVIEVVEGTIELEPLSAYVLYRE from the coding sequence ATGAAGACCAGATTCTGGATCCTGCTTGTTCTTCTTTTCGCTGTACTGATCTTTTCCGAAACTACCATAATAGTTCACTACCATCGGTACGATGGAAAGTACGACGGATGGAACCTCTGGATATGGCCTGTAGAACCCGTTTCCCAGGAAGGGAAAGCCTACCAGTTTACAGATGAAGACGACTTTGGTAAAGTTGCTGTAGTGAAACTGCCTCTTGATCTTACAACGGTGGGGATCATCGTGAGACTCAACGAATGGCAGGCAAAAGACGTCGCGAAGGACAGATTCATAGAGATAAAAGACGGAAAAGCAGAAGTGTGGATCCTTCAGGGAGTGGAAGAGATATTCTACGAAAAGCCAGATACTTCTCCACGAATTTTCTTCGCACAGGCAAGATCGAACAAGGTGATAGAAGCATACCTGACAAATCCCGTTGATACCAAGAAGAAAGGACTCTTCAAAGTCACAGTGGATGGAAAAGAGATACCCATCTCAAGAGTGGAGAAGGCAGATCCCACGGATGTGGACGTGACAAACTACGTGAGGGTCGTTCTCTCTGAGCCTCTGAAGGAAGAAGATCTCAGAAAAGATGTGGAACTGATCGTAGAAGGATACAAACCTGCCAGGGTCATCATGATGGAGATCCTGGACGATTACTACTACGACGGTGAACTTGGTGCCATTTACTCTCCTGAGAGAACGATCTTTAGAGTATGGTCTCCCGTTGCAAAATGGGCGAAGGTGCTTCTTTTCAGAAGCGGAGATGACACAGAGCCGTTCAAAGAAGTGGATATGGACTATAAAGGAAACGGTGTGTGGGAAGCGGTGGTGGAAGGAAATCTGGATGGTGTTTTCTATCTTTATCAACTGGAAAGTTATGGAAAGGTGAGAACAACGGTCGATCCTTACTCCAAAGCAGTTTACGCAAACAGCAAAAAGAGCGCTGTAGTGGATCTTTCCAAAACGAATCCAGAAGGCTGGGAAAGCGACAAAAGGCCACAGATCGGAGGATATGAAGATGCCATAATCTACGAAATTCACATAGCGGACATAACTGGCTTTGAAAACTCCGGAGTGAAGAACAGAGGCCTTTACCTTGGACTCACAGAAGAAGGCACAAAAGGACCTGGAGGAGTGACAACAGGCCTTTCACACCTTGTGGAACTTGGAGTTACACACGTTCACATACTGCCTTTCTTCGACTTCTACACGGGAGATGAACTGGACAAAGACTTTGAAAAGTACTACAACTGGGGCTACGATCCTTACCTTTTCATGGTACCTGAGGGAAGGTACTCAACAGATCCAAGGAATCCATACGCGAGAATCAGAGAAGTCAAAGAAATGGTGAAAGCCCTGCACAGACACGACATAGGTGTGATCATGGACATGGTGTTTCCTCACACTTACGGTATTGGAGAACTCTCTGCCTTCGATCAGACGGTACCCTACTACTTCTACAGGATCGACAAGACAGGGGCATATCTGAACGAAAGTGGATGTGGAAACGTAATCGCAAGTGAAAGGCCCATGATGAGAAAATTCATCGTGGACACAGTTACATACTGGGTGAAAGAATACCACATAGACGGCTTCAGATTCGATCAGATGGGTCTCATAGACAAAAAGACCATGCTTGAGGTGGAAAAGGCTCTCCACAAGATCGATCCAACGATCATTCTGTACGGTGAACCCTGGGGAGGCTGGGGTGCTCCCATCAGGTTTGGAAAGAACGATGTTGCCGGCACACACGTGGCCGCCTTCAACGATGAGTTCAGAGATGCAATAAGGGGCTCTGTGTTCAACCCAAGTGTCAAGGGATTCGCCATGGGTGGATACGGAAAGGAAACCAAAATCAAAAGAGGTGTTGTGGGAAGCATCAACTACGATGGAAAACTCATAAAGAGTTTTGCTTCAGATCCGGAAGAGACCATCAACTACGTTGCCTGTCATGACAACCACACCCTCTGGGACAAAAACTACCTTGCCGCAAAGGCAGACAAAAGGAAAAAATGGACCGAAGAAGAGTTGAAGAACGCTCAAAAGCTTTCCGGAGCCATAATACTCACCTCACAGGGAGTTGCTTTCCTCCATGGAGGGCAGGATTTCTGCAGGACGAAGAACTTCAACGACAACTCCTACAACGCTCCCATCTCGATAAACGGATTCGACTACGAAAGAAAGCGTCAGTTCATAGATGTGTTCAACTATTACAAGGGACTCATAAAACTCAGAAAGGAACATCCTGCTTTCAGGTTGAAAACGGCGGAGGAGATCAAAAAGCACCTGGAATTTCTGCCTGGTGGAAGAAGGATCGTTGCGTTCATCCTCAAAGATCACGCAGGTGGAGATCCGTGGAAAGACATAGTGGTGATTTACAACGGAAATCCAGAGAAGAGTACGTATAAACTTCCAGAAGGAAAGTGGAACCTCGTTGTGAACGGGCAGAAGGCGGGTACAGAGGTGATTGAAGTCGTTGAGGGAACGATCGAACTAGAACCACTTTCTGCCTACGTTCTGTACAGGGAATGA
- a CDS encoding carbohydrate ABC transporter permease — protein MEKRSGWTAFWMILPTILVISIVAFFPLFKTFYDSFYSFGLRPGIERKFVGLQNYFRLFQDTRFLMALKNTIFFTVISVSLETVLGVLIALVVHQKFALRGMVRAAMLVPWAIPTAISSQMWRWMFHDQFGIMSRLWEKLGIIDPGTPILGTPGLAMWAIIFVDVWKTTPFMALLILAGLQVIPEDIYEAARIDGASTLQRFFRITLPLITPTIGVALIFRTLDALRVFDVVYIMTRGAVNTETLAVYNRHVLMDRAFTGAWFGYGSAISVFIFVLISIFAILYIKSLRLRLD, from the coding sequence ATGGAGAAAAGAAGCGGCTGGACAGCGTTCTGGATGATACTGCCGACAATCCTTGTTATATCGATAGTGGCATTTTTTCCTCTTTTCAAGACCTTTTACGACAGTTTCTACAGTTTTGGATTGAGGCCCGGCATAGAAAGGAAATTTGTGGGCCTTCAAAATTATTTCAGACTCTTTCAGGACACACGCTTTTTAATGGCATTGAAGAACACCATCTTTTTCACTGTCATTTCGGTGTCACTGGAGACTGTTCTTGGGGTTCTCATCGCCCTTGTTGTTCACCAGAAGTTCGCCCTGAGGGGTATGGTGAGGGCAGCGATGCTTGTTCCGTGGGCGATACCAACTGCCATTTCTTCTCAAATGTGGAGATGGATGTTTCATGATCAGTTCGGAATAATGTCAAGGCTCTGGGAAAAACTGGGGATAATAGATCCTGGAACTCCTATTCTTGGAACTCCGGGGCTTGCTATGTGGGCCATCATATTCGTTGACGTATGGAAAACCACACCTTTCATGGCTCTGCTGATACTCGCTGGGCTTCAGGTGATTCCTGAGGATATCTACGAAGCAGCGAGGATAGATGGCGCCAGTACGCTGCAGAGATTCTTCAGGATCACCCTTCCACTCATAACACCCACGATCGGGGTGGCTTTGATTTTCAGAACACTCGATGCACTGCGTGTGTTCGACGTCGTCTACATCATGACAAGGGGAGCGGTGAACACGGAAACCCTGGCCGTGTACAACAGACATGTTCTAATGGACAGGGCTTTCACCGGTGCGTGGTTTGGGTACGGTTCGGCGATCTCTGTGTTCATATTCGTTCTCATTTCGATCTTTGCAATCCTCTACATAAAGTCTCTGAGATTGAGACTCGATTGA
- a CDS encoding sugar-binding protein, translating into MKKGLVFLGLFLALSVFVFAEDITILLAPKSLNNPYWFAVENGMRDAAEKLGIKAIFDAPVEADAAKQAEKILSYIVKGVDGIGISPNDPEAIKVVVKRALDKGIPVIMFDSDSPDSGRYVYIGTNNYNAGYEAGKLMAQLIEKYKPEKKTIKLAILTGGLAALNLNERIRGFRDALEEYSKQSGREIVYVADPFPCDDDSAKAIQIIRDVTRKYTDLDGWFMSGGWPLFAPKETVISALGGPERMKDLLVVGFDTLLPELELVKAGAVKGLVGQRPYDMGYLSVLVLYNMVKVGVENTLKILPKVVREDGTVDYIIDTGVDVVTEENVDQFYEYAKKIYSKR; encoded by the coding sequence ATGAAGAAGGGACTGGTTTTTCTGGGACTGTTTCTTGCGCTCTCCGTGTTCGTCTTTGCAGAAGACATCACCATTCTTCTTGCTCCTAAATCTCTCAACAATCCATACTGGTTTGCAGTTGAAAACGGGATGAGAGACGCGGCAGAGAAACTGGGGATCAAAGCAATCTTCGACGCACCCGTTGAAGCAGACGCTGCGAAGCAGGCAGAAAAGATCCTGAGTTACATTGTGAAAGGTGTCGACGGAATAGGTATCTCTCCAAACGACCCAGAAGCGATAAAAGTGGTGGTTAAAAGGGCACTCGACAAGGGAATACCGGTGATCATGTTCGATTCTGATTCACCAGACAGTGGAAGGTACGTGTACATAGGAACCAACAACTACAATGCAGGATACGAGGCTGGAAAGTTGATGGCACAGCTTATCGAAAAGTACAAGCCCGAGAAAAAGACCATCAAACTTGCCATACTCACCGGTGGTCTTGCGGCCCTCAACCTGAACGAGAGAATCAGAGGATTCAGAGACGCCCTCGAAGAATACTCCAAACAGAGTGGAAGAGAGATCGTCTATGTGGCTGACCCGTTCCCGTGTGACGACGATTCAGCAAAGGCTATTCAGATCATCAGGGACGTGACCAGGAAATACACAGACCTCGATGGTTGGTTCATGTCCGGTGGATGGCCTCTCTTTGCTCCAAAAGAAACCGTGATCTCCGCTCTTGGCGGTCCCGAAAGAATGAAAGATCTGCTGGTGGTTGGCTTTGATACTCTGCTTCCAGAACTTGAACTCGTCAAAGCTGGTGCTGTCAAAGGTCTTGTTGGTCAGAGACCTTATGACATGGGTTACCTCTCCGTTCTTGTTCTCTACAACATGGTAAAAGTTGGTGTAGAAAACACATTGAAGATACTCCCGAAAGTTGTCAGAGAAGATGGAACAGTTGACTATATCATCGACACAGGAGTGGACGTTGTAACAGAAGAAAACGTTGATCAATTTTACGAATACGCAAAGAAGATCTATTCTAAGCGCTGA
- a CDS encoding WD40 repeat domain-containing protein has product MMKKLVFGILVLATVLLFSQTFRLEKILGFSEVSAMTFENGYLVLGTGNGEIVVYRDGSYYRAFKVHENRVNSVVYSDGFVVSASDDKTVGITNIETGESHLLEGHMKGVSSVSVSNGKIFSASFDGTVRIWSFPDGKEISSQRFGPSVVQIAASGNRYVVGLANGLAVIRDLSNPSLSIPLKAHPEGIKKIVFSENGKLIATCGGNSVKVWGASSGRLVLQKDHVITVNDVDFLGNDMVVFVTDDYKAVILNVEKGETVKSVNAHNNFVLLVSSDDDTIVTYGMDGIVNVWNAQLELKYSLFGHKLSVNALAISDDGKTLVSGGDDREILVWDVEKGRVTHRIKALASVRKLLIVENTIISCLDSNTIKMYSLENGKLIKRVKVGTTSTMDVSLFDGKVAVGFYDGSVALFDYPSFNEIWRKDTEHEIVQTIDMNEKFVAFGVSYSDPKGKTGYVEVLSKETGEKVFSFDAHSGNVNAVKFAEDYLVSGGEDGKIVLWSLSTGSKVREISLGEAVSSLLFSEENLFVGTWNGNLYVFDFPELTLKTKLKVSDQKVGHFVKVGSQLLIPCGDGKIRIFEEK; this is encoded by the coding sequence ATGATGAAAAAACTGGTATTCGGTATCCTGGTTCTTGCAACGGTGCTTCTCTTTTCCCAGACTTTCCGCCTGGAGAAGATCCTTGGGTTCAGTGAAGTCTCCGCCATGACTTTTGAAAATGGCTACCTTGTTCTTGGAACAGGAAACGGTGAGATCGTTGTCTACAGGGATGGATCCTATTACAGGGCATTCAAAGTCCATGAAAACAGGGTAAACAGCGTCGTATACAGCGATGGTTTCGTTGTGAGCGCCTCAGACGATAAAACAGTCGGCATCACGAACATTGAAACGGGAGAATCTCACTTGCTCGAAGGTCATATGAAGGGAGTTTCCTCTGTTTCGGTTTCAAACGGAAAAATCTTCAGCGCCTCTTTCGATGGAACGGTGAGGATATGGTCCTTCCCTGACGGAAAAGAAATATCTTCTCAGAGATTCGGTCCTTCAGTTGTTCAAATTGCCGCAAGTGGAAACAGGTATGTCGTTGGTCTGGCCAACGGGCTTGCTGTGATCAGAGATCTTTCGAACCCATCTCTTTCTATCCCTCTCAAGGCCCATCCGGAGGGAATAAAGAAGATAGTCTTCTCTGAAAACGGCAAACTCATAGCCACATGCGGGGGAAATTCAGTGAAGGTCTGGGGCGCCTCAAGCGGAAGACTCGTTCTTCAAAAAGACCATGTCATAACGGTGAACGATGTTGATTTCCTCGGCAACGATATGGTTGTTTTCGTAACAGACGACTACAAGGCCGTGATCCTGAACGTTGAAAAGGGAGAGACGGTAAAATCTGTGAACGCCCACAACAACTTTGTCCTTCTGGTCTCATCGGACGATGACACCATAGTCACCTATGGTATGGACGGCATTGTGAACGTCTGGAATGCACAACTGGAACTCAAGTACTCTCTCTTTGGACACAAACTCTCGGTGAATGCGCTGGCAATCTCAGACGATGGAAAAACACTGGTCAGTGGTGGCGACGATAGAGAGATACTCGTCTGGGATGTGGAGAAGGGAAGGGTAACACACAGAATCAAAGCGCTTGCAAGTGTGAGAAAACTTCTGATAGTTGAAAACACCATCATTTCCTGTCTGGACAGTAACACAATCAAGATGTACAGTCTGGAAAACGGAAAACTAATCAAGAGAGTGAAGGTTGGAACAACCAGCACCATGGATGTGTCCCTCTTCGATGGAAAAGTTGCTGTTGGCTTTTATGATGGAAGTGTTGCGCTGTTTGATTATCCTTCCTTCAACGAGATATGGAGAAAAGATACAGAACACGAGATCGTTCAAACCATCGATATGAACGAAAAGTTCGTTGCCTTTGGAGTGTCTTATTCTGATCCAAAGGGAAAAACAGGATATGTGGAGGTCCTTTCAAAGGAAACGGGTGAAAAGGTGTTTTCCTTTGATGCCCACAGCGGAAACGTGAACGCTGTGAAGTTTGCGGAAGATTACCTTGTATCCGGTGGTGAAGACGGAAAGATCGTGCTCTGGAGTTTAAGCACTGGTTCAAAGGTGAGAGAGATCTCTCTTGGTGAGGCCGTATCTTCTTTGCTTTTCAGCGAAGAAAATCTTTTTGTTGGGACATGGAACGGAAACCTTTATGTTTTCGATTTTCCGGAACTGACTTTGAAAACCAAACTGAAGGTATCGGATCAAAAGGTGGGACATTTTGTGAAGGTAGGCAGTCAACTCCTGATTCCCTGTGGAGACGGAAAGATAAGGATCTTCGAAGAGAAATGA